The Chitinophaga pinensis DSM 2588 region CGCCGCCGGCATCCACACGACCTGCATCTGCCCACATCTTAGAAAAGGCTACGAGCAGCAGGTTAACTGCATTCAGCATCAGTTCCACGCACATGAAAATAATAATGGCATTTCTGCGCATCAGCACACCCATCACCCCGATACAAAAGAGTGCAATGCTTAAGAAAATGTAATATTGAACAGGCATCTTTAAAGAATTACAAATTGATCAATGACGATTAACAGTTGTTGTGGTTTACGCTTCCCTTTTACCGATTACAACGGCGCCTACCATTGCACTCAGGAACAGGATGCTGCTTACTTCAAATGGAACTACGTATTGATTGAATAAAGTTTTACCAAGGTTGGAGATCAATCCGATATCGGTTGATCCGGGCTGCAGAGGAGTTACGTCAGCTTCACGGAGAGCACCCAGCAATACCAGCAGGAGTGCACCGCCACTGATAGCGCCCGCATATTTCAGCCAGTTACGCTTCTGTGGTTCTATTTCTGCATTCAGGTTCATCAACATGATCACAAAGAGGAACAATACCATGATAGCACCCGCATATACGATGATATGTACCACTGCCAGGAACTGCGCATTCAGCATGATGTAATGCCCGGCGATGGTAAAAAAGGTAACGATCAGGCAGAGAACACTGGTAACGGGGTTCTTACTCAATATCACGCCCAGCGCGGATATAATAGAGATGATTGAAAGTACCCCGAAAACGATTTGTTGTAAGCTCATTCCCATTGCTAAATGACTATTATATTTTTTTGCTAAGACTGTCTTTAATTATGCTTTTTTCTTTTCCGCAGGAGTCGGTATCAACAGATCCTGTTTACCATAGATGAAACCTTCGCGTTTGTAGTTAGCAGGTGCAAATGTTTCTGTCAGATAGATAGCATCTTTCGGACAAGCCTCTTCACAAAAACCACAGAAAATGCAACGCAGCATGTTGATCTCATAACGGGCAGCATATTTCTCTTCACGATACAGATGCTCCTCTCCCGCCTTTCTCTCGGCTGCCTCCATGGTGATGGCTTCCGCAGGACAAGCTACCGCACATAAACCGCACGCTGTACAGTTCTCACGTCCTTCTGCATCCCTGTTCAGGATGTGCAGACCACGGAATACAGGACTGAACTCACGCTTTTGCTCCGGATATTTCACCGTTTCTTTCCTTTTCCAGATATGCTTGAAGGTGATGATCATCCCCTTTATAATATTCCACAAATAGATACTCTCAATGAAAGTCATCGGTTTGCGGTCTACCTGTTTTGCCCTACTTGTTAAAGCTTGCATATTGCTATTATAATAAGTCGTTAATTAATGTGTACTGCGATACAGTACGATCGCACCTGTGATCAACATATTAGCCAGTGCCAGCGGAATCATGATGTTCCAGCCTAAACGCATCAGCTGATCGTAACGGAATCTCGGAATCGTCCAGCGTACCCACATGAAGAAGAACAGGAAGCAGATGATCTTAATGAACAATGCCGCCGTTCCCAGAATGGTTACCAGGTTTGGCGCCAGTCCCAGACTATCCATACCAGGGAAAGAATAACCACCGAAGTACAGGCTGGACATCAGCGCAGAACTGATAAACATGTTAATGTATTCCGCAAACAGATAGAAACCCAGTTTCATGGAAGAGTACTCCAGGTGATAACCACCGTTCAGCTCACTCTCCGCTTCTGCCAGGTCAAATGGCGTACGGTTACACTCAGCAAATGAACATACCAGGAATATCAGGAAACCAAGTGGCTGGTACAGTACGTTCCAACCATCGTGGCGTTGCTGCTCGACGATTTCTTTCAGACTTAAAGTACCTGTCATCATCAGCAGGGCGATCAGGGACAGACCCATTGCCAGCTCATAGGAGATGATCTGGGATGCCGCACGGATAGATGCAAGGAGTGAATATTTGTTGTTGGAAGCCCATCCACCCAGCATGATACCATATACACCTAAGCTCACTACACCGAAAATATACAGGATACCAATGTTCACATCAGCGATCTGCAGCGAAACAGTGTGCCCCGCAATCGTCAGCGTGTCGCCCCAGGGAATTACGGCGCTGGTCATACAGGCTACAATCATAGCCAGTGACGGACCGAGAATGAACAGAAAACGATTGGAATTGCCAGGGATGATCTCTTCTTTAAAGAACAGTTTACCACCATCCGCCAGCGGCTGGAGCAGACCCATAAAACCAGCCCTGTTCGGGCCAATCCTGTCCTGGATAATACCAGCTACTTTTCTTTCACCCCATGTAGAATACATAGCCACTACCAGTGATATCGCCAGTACGCCGGATATCAGCACTATCTTTTCCAGGATAAAGAACCAGTCTATAGTCATCAAATACGAATTATCGATTACGAATTACGAATGAATCATTACTTATTAAAGTCGTCGGAATGTGCCGGACCATTGATCTGTGACAGATCGATGTTTGGTTTATTCACCTCGCTGATATTATGGATATCCAGCAGCAGTTTCGGCTGACGGCCATCCAGTACCTCTACCAGTGCATCTTTAGGTTTATGTACACCTACATAGTGCCCCTGAGAGATAACACTTTGACGCTCTATTTTACGTGGGCCTTCGATCACCCAGTCTTTCACTTCTTTTTTATCGAAACGGCACGTATCACAGATCCATTCTTCTACTTCACCGTATTTGTCTTTACGGGCAGTTACACGGAACACCTCGTCGCCACGCATCCAGAGTGCCACTTTACCACAACACTTAGGATCGCTGCATTCACGGTGTGCATCTACCGGTTTCAGGAACCATACGCGGTTTTTGAAACGGAAGGTTTTATCAGTCAGCGCGCCTACCGGACAAACATCGATCACGTTACCGATGAAGTTGTTGTCCAGGGACTGCTGAATATAAGTACCGATTTCAGCAGCTTCACCACGACCCAGTACGCCATGTTCACGCTTTTCAGTCAGCTGATCAGCCGTGAATACACAACGGTAGCAAAGGATGCAACGGGTCATGTGTAACTGTATCTTATCACCGATATCGACTCTGTCGAATGTACGGCGTTTGAATTCGTAGCGGGTGCTGTCTGCGCCATGCTCGTAGCTCAGGTCCTGCAGGTGACATTCACCAGCCTGGTCGCACACAGGGCAATCCAGCGGATGATTCAGCAACAGGAATTCTACCACCCCCTTACGTGCTTCCAGCACTTCAGGAGAGGTGATATTCGCCACTTCCATACCGTCCATTACGGTGGTACGGCAGCTGGCTACCAGTTTTGGCATAGGACGAGGATCAGCATCTGACCCTTTGGATACTTTCACCAGGCAGGTACGGCATTTACCACCGCTACCCTTCAGCTTGGAGTAGTAGCACATTGCAGGCGGCACAATGTCTCCACCAATTTGACGGGCAGCATTCAGAATGGTAGTGCCCGGCTCCACTTCCACGGAGATATTATCGATCTTAACCTTAAAGAGTTTCTTTTCTTCAGCCATTTTGCATCGCTTAAATTGATTCTTATACAGCAGCAGGAGCAGCTATTTCCAGTGGATCTGCATAGTGAGCCAGTCCGTAATTGCGTTTGGTCGCCTCTTCAGGATGCAGCACATGCCATTCAAACTCATCACGGAAATGACGGATAGCAGCAGCTACCGGCCAGGCGGCAGCATCGCCCAACGGACAGATGGTGTTACCTTCTATTTTACGCTGGATATCCCACAGCAGGTCTATATCACTCATTTTACCCTTACCGTTCTCGATGTTCAGCAGTACGCGTTTCATCCAGCCGGTACCTTCACGGCAGGGACTGCACTGTCCGCAGCTCTCATGATGATAGAAGCGGGCAAATGTGAGGGTGTTTTTTACAATACACTGGTCTTCGTCCAGTACGATGAAACCGCCGGAACCTAACATGGTACCGGTTGCAAAGCCACCGTCAGCCAGACTTTCATACGTCATCATACGCGGCTCACCTTTAGCTGTTTTCAGCAGCAGGTTAGCTGGCAGGATAGGTACGGAAGAACCACCCGGGATACAGGCCTTGAGGCGTTTGCCATTGGCAATACCGCCACAGTATTCATCAGAATAAATGAATTCTTCTACGGAAATATTCATTTCTATCTCATAAACCCCTGGTTTGTTGATATTGCCACAGGCAGAAATGAGCTTGGTACCAGTAGATTTACCTGTACCGTATTTCGCATATTCTTCACCACCGATGCGCAGGATAGGCACTACGGTAGCCAGTGTTTCCACATTGTTCACAACAGTCGGACAATCCCACAGCCCTTTTACAGCCGGGAATGGCGGTTTGATACGTGGGTTACCACGTTTACCTTCCAGTGACTCGATCAGGGCAGTTTCCTCACCACAGATGTAAGCACCGGCGCCGCGTTGTACATATATTTCAAGATCGAAGCCGGTACCCTGGATATTTTTACCCAGCCAGCCGTTCTTTTTAGCGTCAGCGATCGCTTCTTCCAGGATATCAGGAATCCAGGCGTATTCACCACGGATGTAGATATAGCAGGAATTACAACCCAGCGTATAACTGGAAATCAGCAGCCCTTCTATCAGCAGGTGAGGGAGAAACTCCATCAGGTAACGGTCTTTGAACGTACCCGGCTCAGATTCATCCGCATTACATACCAGGTAACGGGGAACACCCTCTGGCTTTGCAATGAAACTCCATTTCATACCGGTAGGGAAACCGGCGCCACCACGACCTCTCAGTCCACTTTTCTTTACTTCATCCAACACCTGATCAGGGCTCATGCTTTTGAGCGCCTTTTCAGCCGATCCATAACCTCCGTTGGCACGGTATACATCGTAATACCGGATACCTTCTATGTGCGCTTTGTCAAAAAGTAGTTTGCGTCCCATCTTACTTTTTATGATTGTAGACCGGCGTACCGGTCATTCAAAGTTTTAGTTTGCTTTACTTCTGCATTCCTCAATGATTGCATCTACCTTCTCAGGGGTCAGGTGCTCACGGTAATGTTTACCCAGCTGCATCATCGGAGCATATCCGCAGGCGCCAAGGCACTCTACTGTTTTGAGGGTGAACAGGCCATCTTTTGTAGTTTGACCTACACCGATGTCCAGTTTCTTTTTAATATAGTCAATGATGTTATCTGAACCACGCAGCATACACGGGCCTGTCTGGCAGACCTCAAATACGTACCGGCCTACAGGTTGCAGGTTAAACATCGAGTAAAAGGTAGCCACCTCGTACACTTCGATCGGCGTGATCTGCAGCAGGGAAGCCACGTAATCCATGGTCTCCGAACTAAGCCATCCGCCAGATACTTCCTGTGCCAGGTGCAGCACCGGAATCAGGGCACTCTTCTGTTTCCCTGCCGGGTAACGGGCGATGATCTCTTTTACTTTATTCAGCTTCTCTTCAGAAAACATAACTATGAAAGAAAAAATTAAAAATTAAGCATCCAGTTCACCTGCGATCAGATTCAGACTACTCATACAGATAACCGCATCGCTCAGCATCGCGCCTTTGATCAGTTCTGCGTAAGCCTGGTAATATATGAAACATGGGCGGCGGAAGTGCAGCCTGTAAGGACTACGGCCTCCATCGCTGATAAGATAGAATCCTAACTCACCATTCGCGCCTTCTACCGGATTGTATAATTCGCCCGGCAGGATATCAGATTCACCCATGATAATTTTGAAGTGGTAGATGAGCGCTTCCATCTTGGTGTATACGGCGCTCTTCTCAGGCAGGTAGTAAGCAGGTACATCTGCATGGTATACGTCTGAAGGCAGATCTTTCAGTTTATCCATCGCCTGACGGATGATGCTCAGACTTTCCCACATTTCGGCGTTACGTACCAGGAAACGGTCGTAGCAGTCGCCGGTAGTACCTACAGGTATAGTAAATTCAAAATCTTCGTAAGAGCAGTAAGGCTGTGCCACACGTACGTCGTAGTCTACGCCTGCTGCACGCAGGTTTGGACCGGTGAAACCGTAGTTGATGGCTCTTTCAGCACTGATCGGTCCTACACCCTGCGTCCTCTCCATAAAAATACGGTTACGGTTCATCATGGTTTCGAACTCCTTCAGTGCTACCGGGTATTCTTTCAGAAAACGTTCTATTTTCTCAAAAGCAGCCGGTGTGAAGTTTCTTTCAAAACCGCCTACGCGACCGATGTTGGTCGTCAGACGGGAACCGCATATTTCCTCATAGATCTCATATACCAGTTCACGGTATTTCATGAGATAAAGGAAGCCGGTGAAGGCGCCGCTATCCACACCTACCACACCATTACAGATCAGGTGGTCAGTGATACGGGCCAGTTCCATGATGATAACACGGAGGTAGTCCACACGCTTAGGCGTCTGAATGCCCAGCAGTTTTTCTACCGTCATGTGCCATCCCATGTTATTAATAGGCGACGAACAATAGTTCAGACGGTCTGTTAAAGGAGTAATCTGGTAATAAGGACGACGTTCTGCTATCTTCTCAAATGCACGGTGGATATAACCTACCGTTGATTCCGAACTCACAATACGCTCACCGTCTATTTCCAGGATATTCTGAAATACCCCGTGTGTAGCAGGGTGCGTAGGTCCCAGGTTAAGGGTTTGTGTCTGCCTCTCAATAGAGCCTTCCGGCAGTGTGATATGTTGCTCTGACATGTTCAAACGAATAAATTATTAAATGCCAATATGCCCGCCGCGGCCGAACATTTCGTCGTCCTTATCGGTACGGGTCTGATCTTCCAGCGGAAATTCCTTACGCATGGGGAAATAAGTCATTTCATCCACGTTCAGGATACGTTTCAGGTTAGGATGCCCAACGAAGTTCACCCCAAAGAAGTCGTATGTTTCCCTTTCCATCCAGTTGGCTGATTCAAACAGCCGGGTAGCTGTGAATACACGGGTATCCTCAATGCTGGTGTACACTTTAAGACGCAGTCTTATCCGCTCCTGAAAATTGTACAGGTGATATACTACTGCAAGTTCCTCACCCGTCCTGTCAGGATAATGTACGGCGGTGAGGTCCGTTAAAAAACGAAATTGCAGCTCCTCTTCATCGTACAGGAACTGCATTACTTTCAGGTTCAGGTCTTTGGGTGCTGTAAATGACATTGTCCCAAAGGATTCTTCCACCTGGCTGATTGATTCACCAAACTTTTCTGCTAACCTTTGCTTTATATAGTCGTTTGTCAAAGACATTACGATTTCAGATTTTCGATTTCAGATTTGACTAGTCGTAGAATTGACCTATCTATTGAATAGCTCCTATTGGAATTACTGGATACCGTAAGAGTTCAGTAATTCTTTGTATTTATCGCTGTGACGGCGACGCAGGCTTTCCTGACCTACCAGATCCTGTACACGCATAAAGCCATCGATGATGGCTTCAGGACGTGGAGGACAACCTGGTACATATACATCCACAGGAATTACCTGGTCGATACCCTGTAACACGGAATAAGTGTCAAATACACCACCACTGCTCGCACAGGCGCCTACAGCTACCACCCAACGAGGTTCAGCCATCTGCAGGTATACCTGACGTAATACAGGCGCCATCTTTTTAGAGATCGTTCCCATGACCATCAACAGGTCACACTGGCGTGGAGTGAAAGCCATTCTTTCAGAGCCAAAACGGGACATATCATAGGTAGATGCCATGGTTGCCATAAATTCGATACCACAGCAGGAGGTAGCGAATGGCAGAGGCCAGATGGAATTCTTACGAGCCAGACCAATTACCTGGTCGAAAGTCGTAGCAAAAAAACCTTCACCGGAGTACCCCTCGGGTACTGCCACACTCTTCACCTTTTCATTATACTGAACCGGACGTGCCATACCATGTCAGATTTAAAAATTTCCAAAATCAGATTTGACCTAAACGCACACAGGACTGCCCATACCGGCAATCTTCTCTGCAATAATTATATAAAAATCAGTCTTCCCATTTCAATGCACCCTTCTTCAGGATGTAGATGAAACCGCATAAAAAGAACGCTACGAAAAGTAACATAGCCATGAAACCGTCCCATCCTAAACCCCTGAAATTCACCGCATAAGGATAGAAGAAAATCACTTCGACGTCGAAAAGCACGAATAAAATGGCGGTAAGAAAGTATTTAATGGCTACTGGCTGACGTGCATTCCCTTTTTGCTCGATACCACTTTCAAAGGTAGCAAGTTTGTCGCTTGTTTTACGCTTTGGACCTAAAAAGTGAGTAGCAAGCATCGTAACGCCTACAAAGCCAAGTGCAGCCAAAAGCTGCATCACAATTGGAAAGTAACTGAAAGGAGTAGTTGCTGACAATAGTACTGTGTCTGTAAACATAAGCTTCCCTGTATAAAATAATTCTCCGAATGAGCAAAAATAGGCTAACTAATGCAAAAATCAAATCTTATGAAGGATTAAAATATTATCTTTTTTCGCCAACCGGCAATAAAAAAGCCCCCTGTCAGTCGACAGGAGGCTTTTTATATAAAGTCTGAGTAATTATTTTTTGTTACCCTGAGCTGGTTTTGCAGCAGCTGCTTTGTTCTTGTTATCCATGTTTTCCTGGATAGCCTTTACAGTTGCATTGCTTGGATCGATAGCAGTTACCTTATCCATCCAGATCTTCATATTCGCCTGATCATCTTTGTTATAGTAGTAGATCATCATGTACTGATAAGGGAACATCAGCTGAGCTGGTTTCATCTTTTCATCACCTTTGATCTCAAAGAATTTCTGGAAATATGGTACTGCAGCACCGTCTTTTGCTTCCGGATCTTTCGCCATGTTAGCACGGCCTCTCCAGTAGATACCTAAAGCCTCGTTGTTAGGATATTTAGCAGCGAAAGCACCCCAGGTTGAATCTGCTGCATCGTACTGACGTGCATAGATCTCCATAGTACCTTTGAAGAACATATCCTGTACTTTACCAGTGTTCTGTTCGTCAGTGAAATCATTCACCAGTCTGCCATACCATTCAGCTGAACGTTTGAAGTCGTGCATAGATTTGAAGTTCTCTGCAACGGTTCTGTATTTCTCAGCATCTTTAGCGGTATCAGCCAGAGCGTATTTCTCCATGTACAGACCTGCCAGTGAATCGTTAACAGCT contains the following coding sequences:
- the nuoK gene encoding NADH-quinone oxidoreductase subunit NuoK → MPVQYYIFLSIALFCIGVMGVLMRRNAIIIFMCVELMLNAVNLLLVAFSKMWADAGRVDAGGAQIFVFFIMVVAAAEVAAGLAIIVMVYRNSQSVDINIMNRLKN
- a CDS encoding NADH-quinone oxidoreductase subunit J; translation: MSLQQIVFGVLSIISIISALGVILSKNPVTSVLCLIVTFFTIAGHYIMLNAQFLAVVHIIVYAGAIMVLFLFVIMLMNLNAEIEPQKRNWLKYAGAISGGALLLVLLGALREADVTPLQPGSTDIGLISNLGKTLFNQYVVPFEVSSILFLSAMVGAVVIGKREA
- the nuoI gene encoding NADH-quinone oxidoreductase subunit NuoI; translated protein: MQALTSRAKQVDRKPMTFIESIYLWNIIKGMIITFKHIWKRKETVKYPEQKREFSPVFRGLHILNRDAEGRENCTACGLCAVACPAEAITMEAAERKAGEEHLYREEKYAARYEINMLRCIFCGFCEEACPKDAIYLTETFAPANYKREGFIYGKQDLLIPTPAEKKKA
- the nuoH gene encoding NADH-quinone oxidoreductase subunit NuoH, with product MTIDWFFILEKIVLISGVLAISLVVAMYSTWGERKVAGIIQDRIGPNRAGFMGLLQPLADGGKLFFKEEIIPGNSNRFLFILGPSLAMIVACMTSAVIPWGDTLTIAGHTVSLQIADVNIGILYIFGVVSLGVYGIMLGGWASNNKYSLLASIRAASQIISYELAMGLSLIALLMMTGTLSLKEIVEQQRHDGWNVLYQPLGFLIFLVCSFAECNRTPFDLAEAESELNGGYHLEYSSMKLGFYLFAEYINMFISSALMSSLYFGGYSFPGMDSLGLAPNLVTILGTAALFIKIICFLFFFMWVRWTIPRFRYDQLMRLGWNIMIPLALANMLITGAIVLYRSTH
- a CDS encoding 2Fe-2S iron-sulfur cluster-binding protein, with product MAEEKKLFKVKIDNISVEVEPGTTILNAARQIGGDIVPPAMCYYSKLKGSGGKCRTCLVKVSKGSDADPRPMPKLVASCRTTVMDGMEVANITSPEVLEARKGVVEFLLLNHPLDCPVCDQAGECHLQDLSYEHGADSTRYEFKRRTFDRVDIGDKIQLHMTRCILCYRCVFTADQLTEKREHGVLGRGEAAEIGTYIQQSLDNNFIGNVIDVCPVGALTDKTFRFKNRVWFLKPVDAHRECSDPKCCGKVALWMRGDEVFRVTARKDKYGEVEEWICDTCRFDKKEVKDWVIEGPRKIERQSVISQGHYVGVHKPKDALVEVLDGRQPKLLLDIHNISEVNKPNIDLSQINGPAHSDDFNK
- the nuoF gene encoding NADH-quinone oxidoreductase subunit NuoF yields the protein MGRKLLFDKAHIEGIRYYDVYRANGGYGSAEKALKSMSPDQVLDEVKKSGLRGRGGAGFPTGMKWSFIAKPEGVPRYLVCNADESEPGTFKDRYLMEFLPHLLIEGLLISSYTLGCNSCYIYIRGEYAWIPDILEEAIADAKKNGWLGKNIQGTGFDLEIYVQRGAGAYICGEETALIESLEGKRGNPRIKPPFPAVKGLWDCPTVVNNVETLATVVPILRIGGEEYAKYGTGKSTGTKLISACGNINKPGVYEIEMNISVEEFIYSDEYCGGIANGKRLKACIPGGSSVPILPANLLLKTAKGEPRMMTYESLADGGFATGTMLGSGGFIVLDEDQCIVKNTLTFARFYHHESCGQCSPCREGTGWMKRVLLNIENGKGKMSDIDLLWDIQRKIEGNTICPLGDAAAWPVAAAIRHFRDEFEWHVLHPEEATKRNYGLAHYADPLEIAAPAAV
- the nuoE gene encoding NADH-quinone oxidoreductase subunit NuoE — translated: MFSEEKLNKVKEIIARYPAGKQKSALIPVLHLAQEVSGGWLSSETMDYVASLLQITPIEVYEVATFYSMFNLQPVGRYVFEVCQTGPCMLRGSDNIIDYIKKKLDIGVGQTTKDGLFTLKTVECLGACGYAPMMQLGKHYREHLTPEKVDAIIEECRSKAN
- a CDS encoding NADH-quinone oxidoreductase subunit D — its product is MSEQHITLPEGSIERQTQTLNLGPTHPATHGVFQNILEIDGERIVSSESTVGYIHRAFEKIAERRPYYQITPLTDRLNYCSSPINNMGWHMTVEKLLGIQTPKRVDYLRVIIMELARITDHLICNGVVGVDSGAFTGFLYLMKYRELVYEIYEEICGSRLTTNIGRVGGFERNFTPAAFEKIERFLKEYPVALKEFETMMNRNRIFMERTQGVGPISAERAINYGFTGPNLRAAGVDYDVRVAQPYCSYEDFEFTIPVGTTGDCYDRFLVRNAEMWESLSIIRQAMDKLKDLPSDVYHADVPAYYLPEKSAVYTKMEALIYHFKIIMGESDILPGELYNPVEGANGELGFYLISDGGRSPYRLHFRRPCFIYYQAYAELIKGAMLSDAVICMSSLNLIAGELDA
- a CDS encoding NADH-quinone oxidoreductase subunit C translates to MSLTNDYIKQRLAEKFGESISQVEESFGTMSFTAPKDLNLKVMQFLYDEEELQFRFLTDLTAVHYPDRTGEELAVVYHLYNFQERIRLRLKVYTSIEDTRVFTATRLFESANWMERETYDFFGVNFVGHPNLKRILNVDEMTYFPMRKEFPLEDQTRTDKDDEMFGRGGHIGI
- a CDS encoding NADH-quinone oxidoreductase subunit B, whose amino-acid sequence is MARPVQYNEKVKSVAVPEGYSGEGFFATTFDQVIGLARKNSIWPLPFATSCCGIEFMATMASTYDMSRFGSERMAFTPRQCDLLMVMGTISKKMAPVLRQVYLQMAEPRWVVAVGACASSGGVFDTYSVLQGIDQVIPVDVYVPGCPPRPEAIIDGFMRVQDLVGQESLRRRHSDKYKELLNSYGIQ
- a CDS encoding NADH-quinone oxidoreductase subunit A; amino-acid sequence: MFTDTVLLSATTPFSYFPIVMQLLAALGFVGVTMLATHFLGPKRKTSDKLATFESGIEQKGNARQPVAIKYFLTAILFVLFDVEVIFFYPYAVNFRGLGWDGFMAMLLFVAFFLCGFIYILKKGALKWED